Genomic DNA from Shouchella patagoniensis:
TTTAGGCTTTTGGACTGAAATGCTCGATACATTAGCAATTGTACTGGCAGCAGGTATTATATCGATGATCATCGGTGTGCCATTTGGTATTTGGATGGCGAAAAGCAATCGGATTGAAGCGATTGTTAAACCGATTCTTGATTTTATGCAAACAATGCCGGCATTTGTTTATTTAATCCCTGCGGTTGCTTTCTTTGGCGTTGGGATGGTACCAGGGATTGTCGCTTCCGTTATTTTTGCGATGCCGCCAACAGTTCGGATGACAAACCTTGGTATACGCCAAGTGTCAACAGAATTAATTGAAGCAGCAGATGCATTTGGGTCAACTGGCGCTCAAAAGCTTTTTAAAGTCCAATTGCCGATGGCACGTGGCACAATGATGGCTGGTATTAACCAAACAATCATGCTTGCTCTATCAATGGTTGTTATTGCCGCGATGATTGGAGCAACAGGTATTGGCCGAAGTGTTTATCGCGCGGTTGGTCAAAATGACATTGCAGCCGGATTTGAAGCCGGGATTGCGATCGTTGTTTTAGCCATTATTTTGGACCGTTTAACACAAAGTTTCAGCACAAAAAAAGAAGGTTAATTGCAGGTGGTCAGAGGGCATTAAGCCCTCTTCACATATATCAATCATAAGCTTAGGGGGCTTTTATATGAATTGGAAACACGTAGGTATGACAACAGGTTTGACACTCGCTGTAACGCTTGCAGCTTGTGGCTCAGACGATAACAATGATACTGGGCAAGGATCCGTTGAAGATGAAGCGGATATGCTTTCGCAAGAAGATATTGCAGAAAACTTAACAAGTATTACAGGGATCGAGCCTGGTTCTGGTGTTATGACTGCAACAGAAAATGCAATTGAAGAATATAATCTTGATTTAGAATTAGATGACATGGGAAGCGCGTATATGACGCAAGTCCTTGATACAGCAATTAGCAATCACGAGCCAGTTGTTGTAACAGGTTGGACACCTCATTGGAAATTTGAAGCATTTGATCTTAAGTACTTAGAAGATCCAGAGAACGTATTTGGTGATGGAGAAAACATCAACACGTTAACTCGCACAGGTTTACAAGAAGATATGCCTGAAGCATATCAAGTACTTGATAACTTCTTCTGGGAACCAGAAGATATGGAAACAGTTATGCTCGATATCGAAGAAGGCACGGATGACCGTGACGCTGCATTAAATTGGATTGAAGACAACCGCGACACAGTGGATGAGTGGATTGCTGGTGTTGATGAAGTGGATAATGTAGATATTTCATTAACACTTGTTAACTGGGCAACTGAAATTGCTTCTACAAATGTTATTGCTGCTGTTCTTGAAGAAGTAGGTTACAATGTATCACTAACTGATCTTGAGCCGGCATTCATGTTCCAAGCACTAGCGAATGGTGAGGCTGATGCAAGTGTTGCTGCTTGGTTACCATTAACACACAGTAATTACATGGATGATCTTGGAGATCAAATGGAGGATCTTGGACCAAACCTTGAAGGTGCTGTTATTGGTCTTGTTGTTCCTGAATATATGGATATTGATTCAATTGATCAACTTCCAACAGCTGAATAGGCTGCTTTCTACCCCTCTGGCTAAGTCCGGGGGGATTTTTATATAACCAATAGCTAGCAACCATGCAAACAGCGAATTGTAGTAAAACGAAAAATACGAACTACGTGAGAAACGTCGTTGCAGTTTTTCTTGTTATCCTCGTATCTTTGAGTCGTTATAAGGGCAAAATGCGGATAATGAAAGGGTGATAACAATGAGTGCACTTGTAGCAGGTTTTTACTTAATTGTCTCACTTTGTATGTATTTTCTAGGGCGAAATCGGTTCTTAGATCGATTATTTTCTTTAATGGCTGTTGTTTCTTTGCTCATTTTCGCTGGGATTGTTTCTTACGCCATTTTTAGTATTATTAGTAATGAAACGGTGTTTATGACTTCTATTCATTCTCTTTTTTTAAATCCGTTTTTTCTTGTTAGCGGTGGGTATTTGTTGTTTTTTAGTTTGTACCGATTAATAGGGGATTTATTAGCGTATTAGGTGAAAAATAAGGCTGCCAGTTTACTGGCAGCCTTATTTTTTGTGGGGAGATGGTTAAAGGCTTTGCGTGCCGCTATTTAGTGCCGCAATAAAGTCATATTTTAAGAAAAATATATTTTTCCGAGTGGTTTTGTTTGAATTAAACAGAATCGTTTGTTAAAATGAATTCAAGATGGATTTATTGTATCGGCTGGTTGCTTGTGAGTATGAAGTTTTCGTCTACGTATTGAAATAAGAGGACAGTAACGTAGTATGCCTTCTGCTGTTTTAAGTGCTCCACAACAAACCAATGCGAATGAAAAAATAGAAGGCTGACGAGATCGTTTCGCACCTGCGAAGGTAAGAATAGCAAGACCAGCTGCAAGTCGGCAAAGTGCTTGGTTTAGATTCAAATTCTTCTCCATAAATAAACCTCCTAAAAAAGATGTGAAGAAATGTCACATTTTATGCGAATGAACTGACATAAATATGGTAAGATAAAACTAAGATTGAGTAGATGAAATGAGTGATGAACATGACAACAGAGCGAATACATCGTTGGACCAAAACACGGTTGCGTGAGCACTTAAGTGTTGTGAAAGGTGAACGCCCACCAACGCTTGTATTAAAAGATGCAACCTATTTAAATCACGCACGACGTAAATGGATCGAAGCAAATATATGGATTGCTGATGATCAAATTGTATACGTTGGTAAAGAGATGCCGGAATTGTTAGGTGATGCAGAGGTCGTTGACTGTAAGAATCAATACATTGTCCCAGGATATATTGAACATCACGCCCACCCTTTCCAATTGTATAATCCCCATAGCTTGGCGAAGTATGCATCGGAAAGAGGAACGACTACACTGATCAATGACAACCTAGTTTATTTTTTGAACTTAGAAAAAAAGAAAGCGCTTTCTTTAATTGAGAAACTGGAAGAATTACCGACAACGATGTATTGGTGGACTCGTTATGATTCACAATCGGAATTATTAAAGGATGAGATGTTTTCGAACTCTAAAATTAAAGCTTGGCTTGAGCATCATTTAGTTGTTCAAGGTGGAGAGTTAACGTCTTGGCCAAAAGTGTTGCAAGGTGATGATACAATCTTACATTGGATGCAAGAAACAACAAGATTGCGCAAGCCAATTGAAGGTCATTTACCTGGTGCTTCGGAAAAAACGTTATCTCAAATGGCACTACTTGGGGTCACTTGCGATCATGAAGCGATTACTGGTGAAGAGGTTGTACGTCGGCTTGATTTAGGTTATACAGTCTCATTGCGTCATTCGTCAATTCGACCAGATTTGCCTCGCTTATTTGAAGAGTTAAGGGAACTTGGAGTGGATTACTTTGGGCGTTGCTTAATGACAACAGATGGTTCACCGCCTTCTTTCTATGAAGAAGGTGTTATGAATCAGTGTATTCAGATTGCACTTGATGCTGGCCTTGATCCAGTTGATGCGTATGGGATGGTCACTTATTATGTCGCTCGATACTACAATGTTGATCATAAGTTAGGGATGATTGCACCTGGGCGCATCGCACACTTAAACTTCTTGAGTGATAAAAACAACCCAACTCCGATTAGTGTGTTAGCAAAAGGGCAGTGGGTTATGCGCGATGGTCAGCCAGTGGAGAAGGAAGCACCATTTAACTGGAAAGATTATGGCATTGAGCCAATTAAGATTGATTGGGAATTAAAAGAAGAAGAGTTGCACTTTTCAATGCCAATGGGAATTGAGATGACTAATGCCGTTATTTTAAAGCCATATCAGACGATGTTAGAAACGGCAGCAAGTGAGCTTAGTACGGATCATGATGAATCGTTTTTTGCAATGATTGATAAAAAAGGTAAATGGCTTGTCACAACCACTCTAAAAGGGTTTTCAACGTCAGTGATGGGTCTTGCAAGTTCCTATAACTACACAGGAGATATCATTTTAATCGGAAAATCACTCAGGTCAATGGTGCAAGCGTTTAATGAATTAAAAAAGCAAGGTGGCGGACTGGTGCTCGTTGAGAATGATGAAGTCATTGATCAAATTCAATTGCCTTTACTCGGCATGATGTCGGATGCATCGATGGAAGAGATTATGGAACAAGAGCGGTCGTTTGTGAACAAACTGCGTGCTCGTGGTTATACACATGAAGATCCAATTTACAGTTTGCAGTTCTTTTCTTCGACGCATTTGCCTTATATTCGAGTAACACAACGTGGAATCTACGATGTTCGAAAGAAAAGAATTTTATTTCCAGCGATTATGCGGTAGAATAAAAGTACTTTGATGCTTTACCACTTTAAAATTTACCCGCATCGTAGAGATGGCACAATACTCGAAAGGTGTGACACTGTTTGCAAATCAATAAATTACGCGGCAAAGAGCTAGATCAATTATTTAATTCGATCTTGGCCCTGAAAAACTTAGAGGAAGCGTATGAGTTTTTTGATGACTTGTGTACAATTAATGAGATTCAATCGTTAGCACAACGGCTTGAAGTAGCTCGCATGCTTCGAGATGGCTACACTTACCATAAAATTGAAACCGAAACCGGGGCCAGCACAGCGACTATTTCGAGAGTGAAACGTTGTTTAAACTATGGTAATGATGCTTATCGATTGACACTTGATCGGATTGAAGCACAAGAGGAAACACAAGAATAACAAGGAAAACGACTCTACATAAGTAGGGTCGTTTTTATTATGACTATTTTAGGCGATTCCATTATTCAATCAGAAAAAAAGAAGTAAGGTTTTAATAAGTCTTCCAATTTTGATATTGAGAAAAAGATGGCGTCGCTTGGTGCAATCCGCTACAATAGACGATAAAAACAAAGGAGACTAGTATGAAACAAGTAAAACGAAAATTGGCTGGAGCTAGCATGCAAAAGCCATGTGATACGCTCCTTATAAATGGAAAAATTATTGATGTATATACTTGTTCTATTTATGAAGCTTCCG
This window encodes:
- a CDS encoding YgaP family membrane protein; its protein translation is MEKNLNLNQALCRLAAGLAILTFAGAKRSRQPSIFSFALVCCGALKTAEGILRYCPLISIRRRKLHTHKQPADTINPS
- a CDS encoding glycine betaine ABC transporter substrate-binding protein translates to MNWKHVGMTTGLTLAVTLAACGSDDNNDTGQGSVEDEADMLSQEDIAENLTSITGIEPGSGVMTATENAIEEYNLDLELDDMGSAYMTQVLDTAISNHEPVVVTGWTPHWKFEAFDLKYLEDPENVFGDGENINTLTRTGLQEDMPEAYQVLDNFFWEPEDMETVMLDIEEGTDDRDAALNWIEDNRDTVDEWIAGVDEVDNVDISLTLVNWATEIASTNVIAAVLEEVGYNVSLTDLEPAFMFQALANGEADASVAAWLPLTHSNYMDDLGDQMEDLGPNLEGAVIGLVVPEYMDIDSIDQLPTAE
- a CDS encoding YerC/YecD family TrpR-related protein, giving the protein MQINKLRGKELDQLFNSILALKNLEEAYEFFDDLCTINEIQSLAQRLEVARMLRDGYTYHKIETETGASTATISRVKRCLNYGNDAYRLTLDRIEAQEETQE
- a CDS encoding adenine deaminase C-terminal domain-containing protein gives rise to the protein MTTERIHRWTKTRLREHLSVVKGERPPTLVLKDATYLNHARRKWIEANIWIADDQIVYVGKEMPELLGDAEVVDCKNQYIVPGYIEHHAHPFQLYNPHSLAKYASERGTTTLINDNLVYFLNLEKKKALSLIEKLEELPTTMYWWTRYDSQSELLKDEMFSNSKIKAWLEHHLVVQGGELTSWPKVLQGDDTILHWMQETTRLRKPIEGHLPGASEKTLSQMALLGVTCDHEAITGEEVVRRLDLGYTVSLRHSSIRPDLPRLFEELRELGVDYFGRCLMTTDGSPPSFYEEGVMNQCIQIALDAGLDPVDAYGMVTYYVARYYNVDHKLGMIAPGRIAHLNFLSDKNNPTPISVLAKGQWVMRDGQPVEKEAPFNWKDYGIEPIKIDWELKEEELHFSMPMGIEMTNAVILKPYQTMLETAASELSTDHDESFFAMIDKKGKWLVTTTLKGFSTSVMGLASSYNYTGDIILIGKSLRSMVQAFNELKKQGGGLVLVENDEVIDQIQLPLLGMMSDASMEEIMEQERSFVNKLRARGYTHEDPIYSLQFFSSTHLPYIRVTQRGIYDVRKKRILFPAIMR
- a CDS encoding ABC transporter permease: MDFLPRLEIGSWIEAFIDWLQNAGWLFDGIYTAIEGLFDAIYWLVALPPSWLFIIIIGALTYLLNRGKWGLLVFVIIGLVFIDSLGFWTEMLDTLAIVLAAGIISMIIGVPFGIWMAKSNRIEAIVKPILDFMQTMPAFVYLIPAVAFFGVGMVPGIVASVIFAMPPTVRMTNLGIRQVSTELIEAADAFGSTGAQKLFKVQLPMARGTMMAGINQTIMLALSMVVIAAMIGATGIGRSVYRAVGQNDIAAGFEAGIAIVVLAIILDRLTQSFSTKKEG